TCCCCGATGAACCGGCTTCCAGTCAGTGAACTTCTATATAAAATCTCTGGCCCTCAAATTAGGACACTACCGCTAAGACGAATTGGGATCGCTACTTTCAGTCCCAGATGCAGGACGCAGAACTCAGGACATTGGTTGAGACGGAGCGGGCCGCGCTTGCGATCGGGCACCGGCTCGCCGCGCTCCGGCGTAAGTGCAAGCTGAGCCAAACACAGGTCGCAACGGCCCTGAAGATGAGCCCGGCGACGATCTCGCGGCTTGAACACAACGCTCGCAATGTTACTATCGAAACCCTGTTGAAGGTAGCCAGAGCCCTCGGGGGAGCCCTCGACATCAGGGTGAAGATGGCGCAGTAGGATCCTTCCGCAGTATCCGCGCGGCTGCCCTCGAACTCTTTTTGCCCACCTCTCTTCCCAAATCAGGAATCGGCAATGGAAAACACTTTAGGGGACGAGGACCTCGACGGCCTCCGAGGGGACGCTTTCGTTGCGTCTAAGAGAAGCATCAACAGCCGTCACCGTGTAGGTGTACCGACCGCCTGATTGAACTGATCGATCGGTCAGGATGGGCGACTTCAGCGGGGCTTCTGTCAGTCGTTGTGGGGTAAGGTACACAGCGTCGCGTCGATAGACAAGATACCCCAGCAGATCCGGTTCCCGGTTGAGTTCCCAGCTCAGTGAGACTACCGCGCCAGGCCCAGCAACCGCTCGTACACCTTGTGGAGGGGCCGGGGGTGTGAGATCGACCGGCGCGACGCTCACCTCGCTGGACGGCAACCCCTCCTGCCAGGGCGGTTCCTGACTCTCCACCGCCGTTACGCGGTAGTAATACGTCTGGTCATTGACCAGATTCGCATCCTGGAACTGCGTGCCCCGGACCGGCTCCCGATTAATCGGGGATGGATCGTATCGACCTGGGCTGGCGCCTCGGTAGATGTTATACCTGAGGACCACGGCTAGCGGACTTCCATCGACTCGCCGCGTCGGCGCAACCCAGGAGAGGCGGACCGCTCGTTCGCCGGCCTCTGCTTGCAGGCTGGAGGGGGCCTCGACCTCGACGGTGACAAGGGCGGTCGCCTCCGCTGACGGAGGGCCGACGATCCCCCGCCGGCTCACGGCCTCGATGGAATAGGCGTACTTCCCTCCTACGACCACATGGCTATCCGTAAAGGCATACCGATTGCCGGACACGACGGCGTTCTCCGGCTTCTCGACCTTCACGATGGCAATGGCCGAGAGGGGAGAGGGCTGGGGGGCTATTTGTTGCCTGGAGATTCGGAATTCGGCCAGGTATTGCAACGCGGTGCCATCGATATTAGTCGTCGGCCTGGCCCACGCGAGAACCACTGCATGGCTCCGTACAAGCGTCGTCAGATCGGT
The window above is part of the Candidatus Methylomirabilis sp. genome. Proteins encoded here:
- a CDS encoding helix-turn-helix transcriptional regulator; its protein translation is MQDAELRTLVETERAALAIGHRLAALRRKCKLSQTQVATALKMSPATISRLEHNARNVTIETLLKVARALGGALDIRVKMAQ
- a CDS encoding fibronectin type III domain-containing protein translates to MRIRQIVVAASLGLLVLSGCGRSGRPVVPILAEPSPPTDLTTLVRSHAVVLAWARPTTNIDGTALQYLAEFRISRQQIAPQPSPLSAIAIVKVEKPENAVVSGNRYAFTDSHVVVGGKYAYSIEAVSRRGIVGPPSAEATALVTVEVEAPSSLQAEAGERAVRLSWVAPTRRVDGSPLAVVLRYNIYRGASPGRYDPSPINREPVRGTQFQDANLVNDQTYYYRVTAVESQEPPWQEGLPSSEVSVAPVDLTPPAPPQGVRAVAGPGAVVSLSWELNREPDLLGYLVYRRDAVYLTPQRLTEAPLKSPILTDRSVQSGGRYTYTVTAVDASLRRNESVPSEAVEVLVP